A single Chloroflexi bacterium ADurb.Bin180 DNA region contains:
- a CDS encoding Uroporphyrinogen decarboxylase (URO-D): MANATLDLIQGLLWSKGLHIGQLNPGNRPMAAMMGVPDMVPFAGAQSHDHCMTVARVPARKFYWDAELHISTQMAVQRWYEMDGYTVIADVYNWETEALGARFIYSDNAMPTPDVSHPLISSPADLARLKPLDPTKGRVPFACELARLTAERASGLLKDGFFCSPFSMMCNMMGYAPAVHAMRRNPQFAKDVFAFMEEGAILPFVRAQAEHGHLKSFTGPDAWACFPNLSHAMIREWELPSAQRLKALGKKNGWDIKAGSVAGDYCEEDPAKFDKKLMWDSFDLINEFGLLGMKMVLGAMGRTQEWDPLWIKEYADTHGHQPVFLGLNGRFIRDSKPEAIVAKVRQWIDVLGRNGKLVLNIANIPADTSPLNVFVASRAVHTLGRYPIARDLSQVDVPLPRFTPFDEWLKGQPEEEVIRRSREK, translated from the coding sequence ATGGCCAACGCAACGCTCGACCTCATTCAGGGTCTGCTGTGGAGCAAGGGTCTGCACATTGGCCAGTTGAATCCCGGCAACCGCCCGATGGCCGCCATGATGGGCGTGCCCGATATGGTGCCCTTTGCCGGCGCACAGTCGCACGACCACTGCATGACCGTGGCTCGCGTGCCCGCCCGCAAGTTCTACTGGGACGCCGAACTGCATATCAGCACGCAGATGGCCGTGCAGCGCTGGTACGAGATGGATGGCTACACCGTCATCGCCGACGTCTACAACTGGGAGACCGAAGCCCTCGGCGCCAGGTTCATCTACAGCGACAACGCCATGCCCACCCCCGACGTCAGCCACCCGCTGATCAGCTCGCCGGCGGACCTGGCCAGGCTCAAGCCGCTGGATCCCACGAAGGGCCGCGTGCCCTTTGCCTGCGAGCTGGCCAGGCTCACCGCCGAGCGCGCCTCGGGCCTGCTCAAGGACGGCTTTTTCTGCTCGCCGTTCAGCATGATGTGCAACATGATGGGCTATGCCCCGGCCGTCCACGCCATGCGCCGCAACCCCCAGTTCGCGAAAGATGTCTTTGCCTTCATGGAAGAGGGCGCGATCCTGCCCTTTGTCAGGGCGCAGGCCGAGCACGGCCATCTGAAATCCTTCACCGGGCCCGATGCCTGGGCCTGCTTCCCCAACCTCTCCCACGCCATGATCCGCGAGTGGGAGCTGCCCTCGGCGCAACGCCTCAAGGCCCTGGGCAAAAAGAACGGCTGGGATATCAAGGCCGGTTCGGTGGCCGGCGACTATTGCGAAGAGGATCCGGCCAAGTTCGACAAAAAGCTGATGTGGGACAGCTTTGACCTGATCAACGAGTTCGGCCTCCTGGGCATGAAGATGGTCCTCGGCGCGATGGGCCGCACCCAGGAGTGGGATCCGCTGTGGATCAAAGAGTACGCCGACACCCACGGCCATCAGCCCGTGTTCCTGGGGCTCAACGGCCGCTTTATCCGCGACAGCAAGCCCGAGGCCATCGTGGCCAAGGTCCGCCAGTGGATCGACGTGCTGGGCCGCAACGGCAAGCTGGTGCTCAACATCGCCAACATCCCGGCGGACACGTCACCCTTGAACGTGTTCGTGGCCAGCCGGGCCGTGCACACTCTGGGCCGCTATCCCATCGCCCGGGACCTGAGCCAGGTCGACGTGCCCCTGCCCAGGTTCACGCCGTTCGACGAGTGGCTCAAGGGCCAGCCGGAGGAGGAAGTGATCCGGAGAAGCCGCGAGAAGTAG
- the metH_1 gene encoding Methionine synthase, translated as MSDALTKLKQAVLEGDDATAAATAQQALAEGLKGLDIVNSAIVPGIQAAGQLWKENQYFLPDVVMSAEAFSAAMAVVQPTLTAEGARHTGRVLIGTVAGDMHTLGKSIVIAMLQGAGFEVTDLGVDVPVKTFLDQTAELKPDILGAGCYMSTTMLSIKDIIAGLQERGLRNQVKVMVGGVPTSQEFADEVGADAWGKDALDATAKARQLMRR; from the coding sequence ATGTCCGACGCACTGACCAAGCTCAAGCAGGCCGTTCTCGAAGGCGACGACGCCACCGCCGCCGCCACCGCCCAACAGGCCCTGGCCGAGGGCCTCAAGGGCCTCGACATCGTCAACTCGGCCATCGTCCCCGGCATCCAGGCCGCCGGCCAGCTCTGGAAGGAGAACCAGTACTTTCTCCCCGATGTCGTGATGTCCGCCGAGGCCTTTTCCGCCGCGATGGCCGTGGTCCAGCCCACCCTCACCGCTGAGGGCGCCAGGCACACCGGCCGCGTGCTCATCGGCACCGTCGCCGGCGATATGCACACCCTGGGCAAGTCCATCGTCATCGCCATGCTCCAGGGCGCCGGCTTTGAGGTCACCGACCTCGGCGTCGACGTGCCGGTCAAGACCTTCCTCGACCAGACCGCCGAGCTCAAGCCCGACATCCTCGGCGCGGGCTGCTACATGTCCACCACCATGCTCAGCATCAAGGACATTATCGCCGGGCTGCAGGAGCGCGGCCTGCGCAATCAGGTCAAGGTGATGGTCGGCGGCGTGCCCACCAGCCAGGAGTTTGCCGACGAAGTGGGCGCCGATGCCTGGGGCAAGGACGCGCTCGACGCGACGGCCAAAGCCCGGCAATTGATGAGGAGGTAA